Within Micromonospora parathelypteridis, the genomic segment CCAGGCGAAGGCGAGAGCGCTGCCGACGATGCCGAGCAACAGACCAACGAAGAAGCCGCCGAGGTTGAGCCCGATCAGCGAGTACACCGCGGTCACCGCCGCGGCGACCGAGTAGAACAGGCGCTGTGCCGGAGTGAACCAGAGCAGCAGGCCACAGGTCACCAGGATGACCGGGATCAACAGCGAGAGCAGGCCGCTCGCCCCACTGTGGAAGCTGAGGCCGTTGAGGGTCATCCGGGTGGAAGCGAACATCTCCAGCCCGGCCAGGGCGGTGAGCAGGCCACCCCAGAACGGTCGGCTGCGCTGCCAGCGGCGGAAGAGCCGCCACGCCTGAGCCGGACCGCCGGGCCGGGCGTGCGACGGGTTGGCGGTTGTCACGTACTCCTCCTGACCGAGCGGGGACGGGGACACGGTCCGGGCCCGCAGCGCCGGGCACCGTGCGGATGATCCACTCCACTTCGGCGATGTGGCGGCATCCCTCCTCGAGGACACCGCAACATCGGCGAGCTGGAGTTGATCACTGCCCGGCGCCCCCGTGGCCTGGCGGCGGACGGCCTCGGCGTGCGCGTCGGGCGGTCACTGACCAGCGGTGCCCTCGGCCGATGGCCACCGACCAGCAGCGGCCTCAGCGGACGGCCACCGACCAGCAGCGAGTTCGACGACGAGGACACCGCCGGCGACCTTCGGGTGCACGCAGGTGACTCGCGAATCCGCGATGGGGCACCGCCGGCAGCGGTGGGGAACCGTGGGCCACGGCTCACCTCAGAAGCACTCCTTGCCCTTGGCGTCTTCGCCCACGTTGACCTTCAGCCGAAGGCCGACCAGGTTGAAGGTGGCCGCCGTGGTGTAGCGGGACACCTGCTGCAGGTTGGTGATGGTGACGTGGTCGGAGTTCTGGCCGAACGACCCGGCCTGCGCCGTCGGGTTCAGGTCGGTGGCGTCCCGACCAATCTTGATGTTGGTGAAGGTCGCGTTGCCGTTCAACGAGTCCATCGCGATCAGCAGGTCCTTGGCCCGGGCGGGTTCCTTGCCCTCACCAGCGTTGATGGTGAGCACCACCGGCAGGCCGGGCAGGTCGGCGCGGACGGACTGGCAGAGGCTGTACAGCTCGGCGCTGCTGATCTCGGAGAGAGCGATCGGGTGGACCTGTCCGGATTTTCCGTCCTTGCCCTTCTCCCGGACGATGCCGCCGTACTGCTTGAAGCCGTCGCCCTCGAGGCGGTCGGCACCGATCTTGAATGTCTGTCCGGAGACCGTGATGTCGGACGCGATCGCGCCGGTCGACATTCCGAACAGGATGGCGCCCGCGGCGGCCGTGGCGGGCACCATCATGGCGGCGAACCGCCGCCATCGGGTACGACCCTGATTGTCGAACCGATCCTGCACGGGTTCCTCCTCGAGGTGGATGCGCGCGGGTCGCCGGTCTTGATCTGGCGGCCCTGCGCCGGGCCCGTCATCTGTTACCGGCGGGTAACGATCGGGCTTGATGGTGCACCCGTTGGGGCGTAGCTCACAAGCCCTCGATTACTCGGCGGTAACAGAAGGGCGATCCAGCAGTAGCGCGGCGTCACGCCGAGTCGGGATGACCGGATGAGCAAGCGGTCAAATCACCAGGAAAG encodes:
- a CDS encoding DUF6230 family protein, translating into MQDRFDNQGRTRWRRFAAMMVPATAAAGAILFGMSTGAIASDITVSGQTFKIGADRLEGDGFKQYGGIVREKGKDGKSGQVHPIALSEISSAELYSLCQSVRADLPGLPVVLTINAGEGKEPARAKDLLIAMDSLNGNATFTNIKIGRDATDLNPTAQAGSFGQNSDHVTITNLQQVSRYTTAATFNLVGLRLKVNVGEDAKGKECF